From Nocardioides sp. HDW12B, the proteins below share one genomic window:
- the hemQ gene encoding hydrogen peroxide-dependent heme synthase, with translation MSEHTPNRGKRAKDLNDSIRYTMWSVFKLRDVIGDADREAEAREVEKLLEEMGDTVVVRGLYDVAGLRADADLLVWTHAESSDDLQQHYHRFRRTAFGSRFEPVWSQMALHRPAEFNRSHIPAFLADEEARQYVCVYPFVRSYEWYLLPDEERRALLSEHGQMARDYKDVRANTVASFALGDYEWLLAFEADELHRIVDLMRHLRASGARRHVREEIPFYTGRRREVAELLADLP, from the coding sequence ATGAGCGAGCACACCCCCAACCGCGGCAAGCGGGCCAAGGACCTCAACGACTCCATCCGCTACACGATGTGGTCGGTCTTCAAGCTGCGCGACGTGATCGGGGACGCCGACCGCGAGGCCGAGGCCCGCGAGGTCGAGAAGCTGCTCGAGGAGATGGGCGACACCGTGGTGGTGCGCGGCCTCTACGACGTGGCCGGTCTGCGCGCCGACGCCGACCTGCTGGTGTGGACCCACGCCGAGTCCTCCGACGACCTGCAGCAGCACTACCACCGCTTCCGCCGTACGGCGTTCGGGTCGCGCTTCGAGCCGGTGTGGTCGCAGATGGCCCTGCACCGGCCGGCGGAGTTCAACCGCAGCCACATCCCGGCGTTCCTGGCCGACGAGGAGGCGCGGCAGTACGTCTGCGTCTACCCGTTCGTGCGCTCCTACGAGTGGTACCTGCTGCCCGACGAGGAGCGGCGCGCCCTGCTGTCCGAGCACGGCCAGATGGCGCGTGACTACAAGGACGTGCGCGCCAACACCGTGGCGTCGTTCGCGCTCGGCGACTACGAGTGGCTGCTGGCCTTCGAGGCCGACGAGCTGCACCGCATCGTCGACCTCATGCGCCACCTGCGCGCCTCCGGCGCCCGCCGCCACGTCCGCGAGGAGATCCCCTTCTACACCGGCCGTCGTCGCGAGGTCGCCGAGCTCCTCGCCGACCTCCCCTGA
- a CDS encoding MerR family transcriptional regulator, whose product MDMTIGDMVRRTGLTERTLRYYEELGLLSPARDTGGRRRYDDAALERLYRIRLLRELGTPVAEVDPDAADLASLTRRHLADLDDRLAGLARQRERVRSVEDRLLGGDQPAAPALLDLLRGMPDDETVPTRRITLLVYRDIAAAHDWLVHAFGLAPGTLSSDGDRVVHGEIHVGDGVVWLHREAPEHRMFSPLSTEGAVTASLAVAVPDVDAHHERASTAGASIAYPPVDQPYGYREYSARDLEGHLWSFQTPLAEGT is encoded by the coding sequence ATGGACATGACGATCGGGGACATGGTGAGGCGCACCGGGCTCACCGAGCGCACGCTGCGCTACTACGAGGAGCTCGGGCTGCTCAGCCCGGCGCGCGACACCGGCGGGCGCCGACGCTACGACGACGCGGCGCTCGAGAGGCTCTACCGCATCCGGCTGCTGCGCGAGCTCGGGACGCCCGTGGCCGAGGTGGACCCGGACGCCGCCGACCTGGCCAGCCTGACGCGCCGTCACCTCGCGGACCTCGACGATCGCCTCGCCGGCCTGGCGCGGCAGCGCGAGCGCGTCCGCTCGGTCGAGGACCGTCTGCTCGGCGGCGACCAGCCGGCGGCACCCGCGCTGCTGGACCTGCTGAGGGGCATGCCGGACGACGAGACCGTCCCCACGCGCCGCATCACGCTGCTCGTCTACCGTGACATCGCCGCTGCCCACGACTGGTTGGTCCACGCGTTCGGGCTGGCGCCCGGCACGCTCTCCTCCGACGGGGACAGGGTGGTCCACGGCGAGATCCACGTGGGCGACGGTGTCGTGTGGCTGCACCGGGAGGCGCCCGAGCACCGGATGTTCTCCCCGCTCTCGACCGAGGGCGCCGTCACGGCCTCGCTGGCGGTCGCGGTGCCCGACGTCGACGCCCACCACGAGCGCGCGTCGACGGCCGGGGCGAGCATCGCCTACCCGCCGGTCGACCAGCCCTACGGCTACCGGGAGTACTCCGCACGCGACCTCGAGGGACACCTCTGGTCGTTCCAGACCCCGCTCGCCGAGGGCACCTGA
- the kstR gene encoding cholesterol catabolism transcriptional regulator KstR, which produces MSSTNSLTHDDLGSSAQRERRTRILDATIALATKGGFDAVQMRAVAEQADVALGTLYRYFPSKIHLLVSALGREFERANTGIDKRVVPGDTPAERVTHVLRRTTRTLQQDPHLTEALTRAFMFADASVATEIHAVGMQVTRLLMRAMADPDETFERHEPTEEEIAITKVIGDVWLAALVQWVTGRASAQDVAKHMDTAIHLLLR; this is translated from the coding sequence ATGAGCAGCACCAACTCACTGACCCACGACGACCTGGGCTCGAGCGCCCAACGGGAGCGACGCACCCGGATCCTCGACGCCACCATCGCGCTGGCCACCAAGGGCGGCTTCGACGCGGTGCAGATGCGCGCGGTCGCCGAGCAGGCGGACGTCGCCCTCGGCACGCTCTACCGCTACTTCCCCTCCAAGATCCACCTGCTGGTCTCCGCGCTGGGCCGCGAGTTCGAGCGCGCCAACACCGGCATCGACAAGCGCGTCGTGCCCGGCGACACCCCCGCCGAGCGCGTCACGCACGTGCTGCGCCGCACCACGCGCACCCTGCAGCAGGACCCGCACCTGACCGAGGCCCTCACCCGCGCCTTCATGTTCGCCGACGCCTCGGTCGCCACCGAGATCCACGCCGTCGGCATGCAGGTCACCCGGCTGCTGATGCGCGCGATGGCGGACCCGGACGAGACGTTCGAGCGCCACGAGCCGACCGAGGAGGAGATCGCGATCACCAAGGTGATCGGCGACGTCTGGCTCGCGGCCCTGGTGCAGTGGGTGACCGGTCGCGCCAGCGCCCAGGACGTCGCCAAGCACATGGACACCGCGATCCACCTGCTGCTGCGCTGA
- a CDS encoding AAA family ATPase, translating to MDRSSSGVEEHSVNRLLPGDNPQAYLPGDRRTALARGEDLPRRTTGSAVFVDISGFTPLTEALATELGARRGAEELTATLDRVFSALLERLHVWRGSVIYFSGDAVTAWLDGDDGLGAVACALEMQRVMDGVGLVRTPQGREVRLGVKVAVATGPVHRFVVGDPDVQLVDVLAGSLTESLASAEQVSESGDVVVDAGAMASLGDRVAIAELRAGEHGPVGVVAGLTVAASDPGPASAPPVLSEDLVRPWVLPPVWERMAAGRGEFLAELRPAVPVFLRFGGLDFEADDSAPERLDRFVRRTQRILATHGGYVLQLTIGDKGAYLYAVFGAPVAHEDDAARACAAALELLADEEPLTVTDLQVGIASGRLRSGTYGHRQRRTFCCLGDAVNLAARLMSKAPTGSVWVHEDVARATGTRFAWRALQPLTLKGKTRPAAARELLGRAQRVPAARRSSEDGPAAVPLVGRAEETALLHARWQEAQEGRGHTVVVQGEAGTGKSRLVAEAVRAWERAGVTVASGEASAVAGAAYLGWRDVWAELLGVDPSDATPASVTAAVAALDAGLTARTPLLQAVLGVPLPDSDLTGSFDAELRKTSLEDLLSRLLRARAATSPLVVHLEDAQLLDPLSRDLLAVLARVAAGLPVLLLVTARPDGTAYAGMPVTATRATDLVLEGLPEDAARELVTARHRTVSGRNPGAEVVDLVVTRAEGNAFYLEQLVDYLAARATEGADEDPEADDLPASLHSLVLSRIDTQPEGPRQSLKVASVLGRSFASRLVAGTYPDLGDDDEVDGHLLAVSSTRLVAPEDRAARTFAFGHSVTRDVAYESIPYAVRTVLHGRAGDALEAEPDGPVRSLDLLVHHYGHSDDLAQQRRYFVLGAENARSTYDIDRAVDLLERALPLVEPVDRAPVLLSLAEALESRGDWAGAEDAVSRALDAAEDVGDDRSAARARVARAELDRKQGRYADAAAGLDKAERGFADLDDRAGRARVLHLRGTLASQQGDPAAARAAYQESLQLRQTEGDAEGVAAMLTNLALCAEDEGDLDGAERIGRDALERLRTLRDRKTESVALINMGMLALARDDLSLARERFGEARELAELIGDPWMVAIVGHNQGNVDRQVGELGTAAGHLRASLEAYAERDDRWYLAQVLEDIALWLLTDGGTGTEAHDHGAVALVAAAGAVRAEIGAPRFASAENELEDALAPVRRRRSVTAQADALEAGESWTLTEALDAARRLLTV from the coding sequence GTGGACCGCAGTTCGTCCGGTGTGGAGGAGCACTCCGTCAACCGGCTGCTGCCCGGGGACAACCCCCAGGCCTACCTGCCGGGTGACCGGCGGACGGCGCTCGCCCGCGGCGAGGACCTGCCCCGACGGACCACCGGCTCGGCGGTGTTCGTCGACATCTCGGGGTTCACCCCGCTGACCGAGGCCCTGGCCACCGAGCTGGGAGCGCGTCGGGGCGCCGAGGAGCTGACGGCCACGCTCGACCGGGTGTTCTCCGCGCTGCTCGAGCGGCTGCACGTGTGGCGCGGCAGCGTCATCTACTTCAGCGGCGACGCGGTGACGGCCTGGCTGGACGGCGACGACGGTCTTGGCGCGGTGGCGTGCGCGCTGGAGATGCAACGGGTCATGGACGGCGTGGGACTGGTGCGCACCCCGCAGGGGCGTGAGGTCCGGCTGGGCGTCAAGGTGGCCGTCGCCACCGGACCGGTCCACCGCTTCGTGGTGGGCGACCCCGACGTGCAGCTCGTCGACGTCCTGGCCGGGTCGCTGACCGAGTCGCTCGCGTCGGCCGAGCAGGTCTCGGAGTCCGGCGACGTCGTCGTCGACGCCGGGGCGATGGCGTCCCTGGGGGATCGGGTCGCGATCGCTGAGCTGCGCGCCGGCGAGCACGGCCCGGTCGGGGTGGTCGCGGGCCTGACGGTGGCGGCCTCCGACCCGGGTCCGGCCTCCGCCCCGCCGGTGCTGTCCGAGGACCTCGTCCGGCCGTGGGTGCTGCCCCCGGTGTGGGAGCGGATGGCTGCCGGACGCGGGGAGTTCCTCGCCGAGCTCCGACCGGCCGTGCCCGTGTTCCTGCGCTTCGGCGGCCTGGACTTCGAGGCCGACGACTCCGCTCCCGAGCGGCTCGACCGCTTCGTGCGACGGACGCAGCGGATCCTCGCCACCCACGGCGGCTACGTCCTGCAGCTCACGATCGGCGACAAGGGCGCCTACCTGTACGCCGTGTTCGGCGCCCCGGTGGCCCACGAGGACGACGCGGCGAGGGCCTGCGCCGCCGCGCTCGAGCTGCTGGCCGACGAGGAGCCGCTGACCGTCACCGACCTGCAGGTCGGGATCGCGAGCGGTCGCCTGCGCAGCGGCACCTACGGCCACCGGCAGCGGCGTACCTTCTGCTGCCTCGGCGACGCGGTGAACCTGGCGGCGCGGCTGATGAGCAAGGCACCGACCGGGTCGGTCTGGGTGCACGAGGACGTCGCGCGCGCGACCGGCACGCGGTTCGCCTGGCGGGCGCTGCAGCCGTTGACGCTCAAGGGCAAGACCCGGCCGGCCGCCGCACGGGAGCTGCTGGGACGGGCCCAGCGGGTGCCGGCTGCGCGGCGCTCGTCGGAGGACGGCCCGGCCGCGGTCCCGCTGGTGGGCCGCGCGGAGGAGACCGCCCTGCTGCACGCCCGGTGGCAGGAGGCCCAGGAGGGGCGGGGTCACACGGTCGTCGTGCAGGGAGAGGCGGGCACGGGCAAGTCGCGTCTGGTCGCCGAGGCGGTCCGGGCGTGGGAGCGGGCCGGGGTGACGGTGGCCTCGGGCGAGGCTTCGGCCGTCGCGGGTGCGGCCTACCTCGGCTGGCGCGACGTGTGGGCCGAGCTGCTGGGGGTGGACCCGTCGGACGCGACCCCGGCGTCCGTCACCGCGGCCGTCGCCGCCCTCGACGCCGGGCTCACGGCCCGCACGCCGTTGCTCCAGGCGGTCCTCGGGGTCCCGCTGCCCGACTCCGACCTCACCGGCTCCTTCGACGCCGAGCTGCGCAAGACCTCGCTCGAGGACCTGCTGTCGCGCCTGCTCCGCGCCCGGGCCGCGACCTCGCCGCTGGTCGTCCACCTCGAGGACGCGCAGTTGCTCGACCCGCTCTCGCGCGACCTGCTCGCCGTGCTGGCCCGAGTGGCCGCCGGGCTCCCCGTGCTTCTGCTCGTCACCGCACGTCCCGACGGCACGGCGTACGCCGGGATGCCGGTGACAGCCACACGCGCGACGGACCTGGTGCTCGAGGGGCTGCCGGAGGACGCGGCGCGCGAGCTCGTGACCGCCCGGCACCGGACCGTGTCCGGACGGAACCCCGGCGCCGAGGTCGTCGACCTGGTCGTCACGCGCGCCGAGGGCAACGCCTTCTACCTCGAGCAGCTCGTCGACTACCTCGCCGCGCGGGCCACGGAGGGCGCCGACGAGGACCCCGAGGCCGACGACCTGCCCGCGAGTCTGCACAGCCTGGTGCTGAGCCGTATCGACACCCAGCCGGAGGGACCGCGCCAGTCGCTGAAGGTGGCGAGCGTGCTGGGTCGCTCCTTCGCGTCGCGCCTCGTGGCCGGCACCTACCCCGACCTGGGCGACGACGACGAGGTCGACGGCCACCTCCTCGCGGTGTCGTCGACGCGGCTGGTGGCCCCCGAGGACCGGGCGGCGCGCACCTTCGCCTTCGGCCACTCGGTCACCCGCGACGTGGCCTACGAGTCGATCCCCTACGCGGTCCGCACGGTCCTCCACGGTCGCGCCGGAGACGCGCTGGAGGCCGAGCCGGACGGTCCGGTGCGCTCCCTCGACCTGCTGGTGCACCACTACGGCCACAGCGACGACCTGGCCCAGCAGCGCCGCTACTTCGTGCTCGGCGCGGAGAACGCGCGCAGCACCTACGACATCGACCGGGCCGTCGACCTGCTGGAGCGTGCGCTGCCGCTGGTCGAGCCCGTGGACCGCGCGCCCGTGCTGCTGTCGCTGGCCGAGGCCCTGGAGTCTCGCGGCGACTGGGCGGGCGCGGAGGACGCCGTCTCCCGCGCCCTCGACGCGGCCGAGGACGTCGGCGACGACCGGTCCGCGGCCCGGGCGAGGGTCGCGCGCGCCGAGCTCGACCGCAAGCAGGGCCGGTACGCCGACGCGGCCGCCGGGCTGGACAAGGCGGAGCGAGGCTTCGCCGACCTCGACGACCGGGCGGGCCGCGCCCGGGTGCTGCACCTGCGCGGGACGCTGGCCTCGCAGCAGGGCGACCCGGCAGCGGCGCGGGCGGCGTACCAGGAGAGCCTGCAGCTGCGGCAGACCGAGGGCGACGCCGAGGGCGTCGCGGCCATGCTGACCAACCTGGCGCTCTGCGCCGAGGACGAGGGCGACCTCGACGGAGCGGAGCGGATCGGCCGCGACGCGCTCGAGCGGCTGCGCACCCTGCGGGACCGCAAGACGGAGTCGGTGGCGCTGATCAACATGGGGATGCTGGCGCTCGCACGTGACGACCTGTCGCTGGCACGGGAGCGCTTCGGCGAGGCACGGGAGCTCGCCGAGCTGATCGGCGACCCGTGGATGGTCGCGATCGTCGGGCACAACCAGGGCAACGTCGACCGCCAGGTCGGTGAGCTCGGCACGGCCGCCGGGCACCTCCGCGCCTCGCTGGAGGCCTACGCCGAGCGCGACGACCGGTGGTACCTCGCCCAGGTGCTCGAGGACATCGCCCTGTGGCTGCTGACCGACGGCGGCACCGGCACGGAGGCCCACGACCACGGGGCCGTCGCGCTGGTGGCAGCGGCCGGGGCCGTGCGAGCCGAGATCGGGGCCCCGCGGTTCGCCTCGGCGGAGAACGAGCTGGAGGACGCGCTCGCGCCCGTCCGTCGTCGTCGCAGCGTGACGGCGCAGGCCGACGCGCTCGAGGCCGGGGAGAGCTGGACACTCACCGAGGCCCTGGACGCGGCACGACGGCTGCTGACGGTCTGA
- the msrB gene encoding peptide-methionine (R)-S-oxide reductase MsrB, whose amino-acid sequence MGYAVEKSDQEWREQLSAEEFQVLRKAGTERPFVGEYTDTKTEGVYRCRACQAELFRSDTKFDSHCGWPSFFAPLAEDRVEYIEDRSMGMKRVEVRCGTCGSHLGHVFEGEGYGTPTDQRYCINSISLTLEPANEPADS is encoded by the coding sequence ATGGGATACGCCGTTGAGAAGTCTGACCAGGAGTGGCGCGAGCAGCTGTCCGCCGAGGAGTTCCAGGTGCTCCGCAAGGCCGGCACCGAGCGGCCCTTCGTGGGCGAGTACACCGACACCAAGACCGAGGGCGTCTACCGCTGCCGGGCCTGCCAGGCCGAGCTGTTCCGCTCCGACACCAAGTTCGACTCGCACTGCGGGTGGCCGTCGTTCTTCGCGCCGCTGGCCGAGGACCGGGTGGAGTACATCGAGGACCGCTCGATGGGCATGAAGCGCGTCGAGGTCCGCTGCGGCACCTGCGGCTCCCACCTCGGTCACGTCTTCGAGGGTGAGGGCTACGGCACCCCGACCGACCAGCGCTACTGCATCAACTCGATCAGCCTCACCTTGGAGCCGGCGAACGAGCCCGCCGACAGCTGA
- a CDS encoding ATP-dependent DNA ligase, producing the protein MDLPVMPPVQPMLAKSVKGVPDPATFTDDEHPGLLFEPKWDGFRCLVFKDGDEVELASRNTKPLTRYFPEVVAALRSPGVPERCVLDGEIVVAHDGRLEFDTLQERIHPAESRVSMLAETTPARYVAFDVLALGDEDLSTHPLAVRRERLEAALSSPPDGVHLTRTTTDRAVAEQWFEQFEGAGLDGVVAKPLRGAYEPNKRAMLKIKHDRTADVVVAGYRLHKNSTEERPLLGSLLLALYDDAGSLRHIGVSASFTEKRRGELYDELQPLVCGPEDHPWGAWSEVTASGGKAAQANVSRWNAGKDLSFQLLRPERVVEVGYDHMEGERFRHTAQFKRWRPDREPSSCTYEQLEEPVSYDLDEVLSG; encoded by the coding sequence ATGGACCTGCCCGTCATGCCGCCCGTGCAGCCGATGCTCGCCAAGTCCGTCAAGGGCGTGCCGGACCCGGCGACGTTCACCGACGACGAGCACCCCGGCCTGCTGTTCGAGCCGAAGTGGGACGGCTTCCGCTGCCTGGTCTTCAAGGACGGCGACGAGGTCGAGCTGGCCAGTCGCAACACCAAGCCGCTGACGCGCTACTTCCCCGAGGTGGTCGCCGCGCTCCGCTCCCCCGGCGTGCCGGAGCGGTGCGTGCTCGACGGCGAGATCGTGGTCGCCCACGACGGTCGGCTGGAGTTCGACACCTTGCAGGAGCGCATCCACCCGGCCGAGTCGCGGGTGAGCATGCTGGCCGAGACGACACCGGCGCGCTACGTCGCCTTCGACGTGCTCGCGCTCGGCGACGAGGACCTGAGCACGCACCCCCTCGCCGTACGCCGGGAGCGGCTGGAGGCCGCGCTGTCGTCGCCGCCCGACGGCGTGCACCTGACGCGCACCACCACCGACCGCGCGGTGGCCGAGCAGTGGTTCGAGCAGTTCGAGGGCGCGGGGCTGGACGGGGTGGTGGCCAAGCCGCTGCGCGGCGCCTACGAGCCCAACAAGCGGGCGATGCTGAAGATCAAGCACGACCGCACCGCCGACGTGGTCGTCGCCGGCTACCGGTTGCACAAGAACTCCACCGAGGAGCGGCCCCTGCTCGGCTCGCTGCTCCTCGCGCTGTACGACGACGCGGGCTCGCTGCGCCACATCGGAGTGTCGGCGTCGTTCACCGAGAAGCGCCGCGGCGAGCTGTACGACGAGCTCCAGCCGCTGGTGTGCGGGCCCGAGGACCACCCGTGGGGGGCGTGGTCGGAGGTGACCGCCTCGGGCGGCAAGGCGGCCCAGGCCAACGTGAGCCGCTGGAACGCCGGCAAGGACCTGTCCTTCCAGCTGCTGCGGCCCGAGCGCGTCGTCGAGGTCGGCTACGACCACATGGAGGGCGAGCGGTTCCGCCACACCGCGCAGTTCAAGCGCTGGCGGCCCGACCGGGAGCCCTCGTCCTGCACCTACGAGCAGCTCGAGGAGCCGGTGTCCTACGACCTCGACGAGGTCCTCAGCGGCTGA
- a CDS encoding DNA primase small subunit domain-containing protein yields MASKAAQVQAGGREVRVSSPDRVVFEETPWAPAATKLQVAEYYVAVEDGIMRALRDRPTALERWPSGVREGMELSTGRAGSGSYDKAEAFYSKRTPKGAPDYLEEVEVTFPSGRTAKEICPTEIATVAWAAHMGTITFHPWPVRRADVDHPDELRIDLDPQPGTDFADAARVALAARDLLTEIGLVGFPKTSGNRGVHVYVRLVPEWDFVDLRHAAIAFGRELERRTPGVTTAWWKEERGTNIFVDYNQNSRDRTIASAYSLRPKPGGPVSTPVEWEELEGLDPRTLNLHTVPDRLAERGDAMAAIDEHPGRLDTLLQMYADDIAGGLTDMPYPPDYPKMPGEPPRVQPSKKVAEHWDEHGNRVDG; encoded by the coding sequence ATGGCGTCGAAGGCAGCGCAGGTGCAGGCGGGCGGGCGTGAGGTGCGGGTCAGCAGCCCCGACCGGGTGGTGTTCGAGGAGACGCCCTGGGCCCCGGCGGCCACCAAGCTCCAGGTCGCGGAGTACTACGTGGCCGTCGAGGACGGCATCATGCGGGCGCTGCGCGACCGGCCGACGGCGCTCGAGCGCTGGCCCAGCGGCGTACGCGAGGGCATGGAGCTGTCCACCGGGCGCGCCGGCTCGGGCTCCTACGACAAGGCCGAGGCGTTCTACTCCAAGCGCACGCCGAAGGGCGCGCCGGACTACCTCGAGGAGGTCGAGGTCACCTTCCCCTCGGGGCGTACGGCGAAGGAGATCTGCCCGACCGAGATCGCCACCGTGGCGTGGGCCGCCCACATGGGGACCATCACCTTCCACCCGTGGCCGGTGCGTCGCGCGGACGTCGACCACCCCGACGAGCTCCGCATCGACCTCGACCCGCAGCCCGGCACCGACTTCGCCGACGCGGCGCGGGTCGCCCTCGCCGCGCGGGACCTGCTGACCGAGATCGGTCTCGTCGGGTTCCCCAAGACCAGCGGCAACCGCGGTGTGCACGTCTACGTGCGCCTCGTCCCGGAGTGGGACTTCGTCGACCTGAGGCACGCCGCGATCGCGTTCGGTCGCGAGCTGGAGCGGCGTACGCCGGGGGTGACGACGGCGTGGTGGAAGGAGGAGCGCGGCACGAACATCTTCGTCGACTACAACCAGAACTCCCGCGACCGGACGATCGCCAGCGCCTACTCGCTGCGCCCGAAGCCCGGCGGGCCGGTCTCCACCCCGGTCGAGTGGGAGGAGCTGGAGGGCCTGGACCCCCGCACCCTCAACCTGCACACCGTGCCCGACCGGCTCGCCGAGCGCGGCGACGCCATGGCCGCGATCGACGAGCACCCCGGTCGCCTCGACACCCTGCTGCAGATGTACGCCGACGACATCGCCGGCGGCCTGACCGACATGCCCTACCCGCCGGACTACCCGAAGATGCCGGGGGAGCCGCCGCGGGTCCAGCCCAGCAAGAAGGTCGCCGAGCACTGGGACGAGCACGGCAACCGCGTCGACGGCTGA
- a CDS encoding diadenosine tetraphosphate hydrolase produces the protein MDWRADRIGSALRGENPTVLARLPGAFAVIGDVQFLPGYCVLLADDPAATRLSDLAPATCAAYLTSMARLGAAVERACAELDPAFSRVNLEILGNTDPFLHCHVWPRYTWEPDDIRPGPVWHHPRERWSDPTTALGERHDELRRRITAHLGI, from the coding sequence GTGGACTGGAGAGCGGACCGGATCGGATCGGCCCTGAGGGGTGAGAACCCCACCGTGCTGGCGCGGCTGCCCGGTGCCTTCGCCGTGATCGGCGACGTGCAGTTCCTGCCCGGCTACTGCGTGCTGCTGGCCGACGACCCGGCCGCCACCCGACTCTCCGACCTGGCGCCCGCCACCTGCGCGGCGTACCTGACCTCGATGGCACGCCTCGGTGCCGCCGTCGAGAGGGCCTGTGCCGAGCTGGATCCCGCCTTCTCACGGGTCAACCTCGAGATCCTCGGCAACACTGATCCGTTCCTGCACTGCCACGTCTGGCCCCGCTACACCTGGGAGCCCGACGACATCCGGCCCGGGCCCGTCTGGCACCACCCGCGGGAGAGGTGGTCCGACCCGACCACGGCGCTGGGGGAGCGGCACGACGAGCTGCGCCGCCGCATCACGGCCCACCTAGGCATCTGA
- a CDS encoding FkbM family methyltransferase, which produces MRDLIDRLHPVHGGSDLVRLGPDADGGYLVPDDLEGITSAFSPGVSTESGFEVDLAARGMQVFLADHSVEGPAQPHPQFVFDKRYVGSLTDDTFFTLSDWKNARLPGDAGDLLLQMDVEGAEYETLLATPTELLAQFRIMVIEFHYLHELFSRSFFGIASRVFDKLLQTHAVVHIHPNNCCGSVRSGGLEIPRIAELTLHRRDRMSQAEPCRTFPHPLDRDNTAKPTLPLPACWHA; this is translated from the coding sequence GTGCGTGACCTGATCGACCGCCTCCACCCCGTGCACGGCGGGTCGGACCTGGTCCGGCTGGGCCCGGACGCCGATGGCGGGTACCTCGTGCCGGACGACCTCGAGGGGATCACCAGCGCCTTCTCCCCAGGGGTGTCGACGGAGTCCGGCTTCGAGGTGGACCTAGCCGCGCGCGGCATGCAGGTCTTCCTCGCCGACCACTCGGTCGAGGGGCCCGCGCAGCCGCACCCGCAGTTCGTCTTCGACAAGAGGTACGTCGGCTCCCTGACCGATGACACGTTCTTCACGCTCAGCGACTGGAAGAACGCCAGGCTTCCGGGCGACGCCGGGGACCTCCTGCTGCAGATGGACGTCGAGGGCGCCGAGTACGAGACGCTGCTCGCGACCCCGACCGAGCTGTTGGCGCAGTTCCGGATCATGGTCATCGAGTTCCACTACCTGCACGAGCTGTTCAGCCGCTCGTTCTTCGGTATCGCTTCGCGTGTGTTCGACAAGCTGCTGCAGACGCACGCTGTCGTCCACATCCATCCGAACAACTGCTGCGGATCGGTCAGGAGCGGTGGTCTGGAGATCCCGCGCATCGCCGAGCTCACCCTGCACCGTCGCGACCGCATGAGTCAGGCGGAGCCGTGCCGGACCTTCCCGCACCCCCTGGACCGCGACAACACCGCCAAGCCGACGCTCCCGCTCCCGGCCTGCTGGCACGCGTAG
- a CDS encoding DUF4241 domain-containing protein: MADDDFHALTVGSLTQPDGTTVTLEVRDLGRLAVPSGRLAACDPFVQLERPFVTPVRPGSYPVRVTLADVSEQQDGSHVREAFLSVVTGEGTVAVVEPAGSESEGAPPDGEWFVVGVDAGTVAVVDASAIGPGMPEDPGSWYDEVFDSGRADSWFASMDAEDDCPAGTANVRLPRAADGGNLVLSHSGWGDGSYPVVVTRDADGGMLGVHLDLLVVSPGATSTPPDGVSR, encoded by the coding sequence ATGGCGGACGACGACTTCCACGCGCTGACGGTGGGGTCCCTGACCCAACCTGACGGAACGACCGTGACCCTCGAGGTCCGCGACCTCGGCCGGCTCGCGGTGCCCTCCGGGCGCCTCGCGGCCTGTGACCCCTTCGTGCAGCTCGAGAGACCGTTCGTCACGCCGGTCCGTCCAGGCAGCTACCCGGTGCGCGTGACGCTGGCCGACGTGTCGGAGCAGCAGGACGGAAGTCACGTCAGGGAGGCCTTCCTGAGCGTGGTCACGGGCGAGGGGACGGTCGCAGTGGTGGAGCCCGCCGGCTCGGAGTCCGAGGGCGCACCGCCGGACGGCGAGTGGTTCGTCGTCGGCGTCGACGCGGGGACGGTGGCGGTCGTCGACGCGTCAGCGATCGGTCCGGGCATGCCCGAGGACCCCGGCAGCTGGTACGACGAGGTGTTCGACTCCGGCCGCGCGGACTCCTGGTTCGCGTCGATGGACGCCGAGGACGACTGCCCGGCCGGCACGGCCAACGTCCGGCTCCCGCGGGCCGCGGACGGCGGGAACCTGGTCCTGAGCCACTCCGGCTGGGGCGACGGCTCCTACCCGGTGGTCGTCACGCGCGACGCCGACGGCGGGATGCTGGGGGTGCACCTCGACCTGCTGGTCGTCAGCCCTGGTGCGACCAGCACCCCGCCGGACGGCGTCAGCCGCTGA